A single window of Lytechinus variegatus isolate NC3 chromosome 8, Lvar_3.0, whole genome shotgun sequence DNA harbors:
- the LOC121419728 gene encoding uncharacterized protein LOC121419728: MDEMQRQHLRKRLEDEGFRAFPEKLIKIGDFDNKSIAPEDIEKEIRKDVTTKLSETLKVRVKFSEATSNLKQVLEEWIDPPRRKALQQQERIHISDRLLKEGFIDFSLEVMLGLKPREPLNATQINSKSSTPGFSQGSSKIERFMQGQEMIGPRGDESFI, from the exons ATGGACGAGATGCAACGTCAGCACTTGCGCAAACGTCTCGAAGATGAAGGATTCAGGGCCTTTCCGGAAAAACTGATCAAGATCGGTg ACTTTGACAATAAAAGTATCGCCCCTGAGGACATcgaaaaggaaataaggaaagatgTTACCACTAAGTTATCTGAGACCCTAAAGGTTCGAGTCAAGTTTTCCGAAGCAACGTCTAATCTGAAGCAAGTCCTGGAAGAGTGGATTGACCCACCAAGGCGTAAAGCATTACAGCAGCAGGAACGCATTCACATCAGCGATCGACTTCTGAAAGAGGGTTTCATTGATTTCTCACTTGAAGTTATGTTGG GTCTTAAGCCAAGGGAGCCCCTCAATGCTACGCAGATTAACTCAAAATCTTCCACTCCTGGTTTCAGTCAAGGTTCTTCAAAAATCGAAAGATTCATGCAAGGTCAGGAGATGATAGGTCCTAGAGGAGATGAATCATTCATTTGA
- the LOC121419729 gene encoding uncharacterized protein LOC121419729, with product MLQHVLWHIGKPVKIDAFLSELITGRHSTGLNATDKISELILKPLEELERWSKTSFDENPVTLLSLALEKAQCTPVDKTFFCVPDEPVSPEELQSFIMKLTGRHCHILPSALELTNEKIATISDENNEHVFDTQSMIGDWLRQKETEQERKEEDITEETSCLETSQHISRRCELDHAAISIGRSDLKDVFPANKVSDGEIQSITKFLEPDERTTLFGDLKGEDCISAIKTWMEKEQSADRQANCRENLRVKLKHIGKEGLVPLESKEGLYHVELVDIAFRLLMTDVYPLATALGISEVKLRSYRRLYLTPSNMSRGTIGVLKNMCRNDETTRSMRRELCDILKHGFPEISLLLKYGYELSQADLYDVSFGEGSKEANRTKIREKLEINSKVTNTMDMLKYWRSLVKCPTYNWRKALAEAVYPVLEKEVALGILTGDIRRSGKQGGNVKKYLQDTFIHLQALNIAIILGVENISSDKLTYGDVLNVLNESLKSQPPNEKQRLFLRKRLHDEGFRNFSAELTHFDEHAYSKRKGIPKEIEIAIKKDVATKLSEILEVDVKLSEAASYLKQVLEEWVGTLSRKPLQSQNRILLSDRLLNEGFVDFSLEVMLGTVMKGLEARKPFDVTHAHDDGLLRSEI from the exons ATGCTACAGCATGTTTTGTGGCACATAGGAAAACCAGTGAAAATCGATGCCTTTCTCTCCGAACTTATTACTGGTCGCCATTCAACGGGTCTTAATGCCACTGACAAGATATCGGAGCTGATTCTCAAACCACTGGAAGAATTGGAGAGGTGGAGCAAAACCAGTTTTGATGAAAACCCGGTTACTTTGCTGAGTCTCGCTCTCGAGAAAGCACAATGTACACCAGTGGACAAAACTTTCTTCTGTG TACCTGATGAGCCAGTATCACCTGAGGAGCTACAATCGTTTATCATGAAACTAACTGGCAGGCATTGTCACATTTTACCAAGTGCTCTTGAACTGACCAATGAGAAGATCGCCACCATCAGCgatgaaaacaatgaacacGTATTTGATACTCAGTCTATGATCGGTGATTGGTTGAGGCAAAAGGAAACCGAGCAGGAGAGGAAGGAAGAAGATATAACTGAAGAAACGAGTTGTCTGGAAACTAGCCAACACATTAGTAGGAGATGTGAACTAGATCACGCAGCAATTAGTATCGGACGCTCTGATCTAAAAG ATGTCTTTCCCGCGAACAAAGTGAGTGATGGCGAAATACAAAGTATCACAAAGTTTCTTGAACCAGACGAACGAACTACGTTATTCGGTGATCTTAAAGGAGAAGACTGCATCTCTGCAATCAAAACTTGGATGGAGAAGGAACAATCGGCAGATCGACAGGCAAACTGTCGAGAAAACCTTCGGGTAAAGCTGAAACATATTGGAAAGGAAG GTCTCGTCCCTTTGGAAAGCAAGGAAGGTTTGTATCACGTTGAACTGGTTGATATAGCCTTTCGTCTCTTGATGACAGACGTGTATCCTCTAGCTACGGCCCTCGGTATATCCGAAGTTAAACTAAGATCATACAGAAGACTATATCTGACTCCTTCTAACATGTCCAGAGGAACAATAGGAGTCTTGAAAAATATGTGTAGAAACGACGAGACGACCAGAAGCATGAGACGTGAACTGTGTGATATTCTCAAACACGGGTTTCCAGAAATAAGTCTCCTGCTGAAGTACG GATATGAATTGTCTCAGGCTGATTTGTATGACGTCAGCTTTGGAGAAGGGTCCAAGGAGGCGAACCGCACCAAAATTCGTGAGAAGTTGGAAATAAACAGCAAAGTAACAAACACCATGGATATGCTGAAGTATTGGAGGTCTTTAGTGAAATGTCCAACATACAACTGGAGAAAAGCCCTGGCCGAGGCGGTTTATCCTGTTCTAGAGAAAGAAGTGGCTCTTGGCATTCTTACAG GTGACATTCGTCGCAGTGGAAAGCAGGGtggaaatgtcaaaaaatatctTCAAGACACCTTCATACATCTACAAGCACTAAATATCGCCATTATTCTTGGGGTTGAGAACATCTCTTCGGACAAATTGACTTACGGGGATGTTCTCAACGTGTTAAATGAATCACTGAAAAGCCAACCACCGAATGAGAAACAGCGTCTATTCTTGCGCAAACGCCTCCATGACGAAGGATTCCGGAACTTTTCGGCTGAACTGACCCATTTCGATG AACATGCATACTCTAAAAGAAAGGGCATTCCTAAAGAAATTGAAATAGCGATAAAGAAAGATGTTGCCACTAAGTTATCTGAAATCCTAGAAGTTGATGTCAAACTCTCCGAAGCAGCATCGTATCTCAAGCAAGTCTTGGAGGAGTGGGTTGGTACACTAAGCCGTAAGCCATTACAGTCGCAGAACCGCATTCTTCTCAGTGATCGACTTTTGAATGAAGGTTTCGTTGATTTCTCACTTGAAGTCATGTTAGGTACCGTCATGAAGG GTCTCGAAGCAAGGAAGCCTTTCGATGTTACACAcgctcatgacgacggtctcctgcgttctgaaatttag